The following coding sequences lie in one Listeria ivanovii subsp. londoniensis genomic window:
- a CDS encoding PTS sugar transporter subunit IIC, translating to MKPGGFSGFQASFTRTVGKIAGNKLLLTLRDTFILVAAVTMIAGFAVMISSVFLDPNGLIFGEQGLHIGKLISGSWSAWASSDFAQTLTYIQSLVNLFSQGALSVFSLLIVVVFSYTFSKKFFPSNKEHMTSVLYAMASFFICLPWNYDYMVNNKNVEITGMLNSNFLGTPGVFSALLISGIAVFVYNKVLQKNIIIKMPDSVPPAVARSFESLIPGIITLAVFVIGTGISVGLAGVSLPELLLQVLQKPAMAISGTAAFALVVQITWPLLQWFGIHPTSIWGPVFGVTWNVADTENILGTAKHLYSTMFMNFSTIAAGTFALAPVLAILIFSKINAEKKVSKIALMPAVFNISEPITFGLPIVLNPVMFVPFVLVQPVCFYLAVFFTHIGFIDVITNNVPWTVLPLISGLLFTGTINGAIVQLINLAVAVLIYIPFIRIANQMNLKKMKGV from the coding sequence ATGAAGCCAGGTGGATTTAGTGGATTTCAGGCCTCTTTCACTCGCACTGTAGGAAAAATTGCTGGAAATAAATTGCTACTTACGCTTCGTGACACATTTATACTTGTCGCAGCTGTGACAATGATAGCAGGATTTGCTGTCATGATTAGTTCTGTTTTTCTAGATCCAAATGGTTTGATTTTTGGAGAACAGGGCTTACATATTGGGAAATTAATAAGTGGTTCTTGGAGTGCTTGGGCTAGTTCTGATTTTGCTCAAACACTTACATATATTCAATCGCTTGTTAATTTATTCTCTCAAGGTGCTTTATCGGTATTTTCTTTACTGATTGTTGTGGTATTTTCCTATACGTTCTCGAAAAAGTTTTTCCCGAGTAATAAAGAACATATGACATCTGTATTGTATGCAATGGCTTCTTTCTTTATTTGCTTACCATGGAATTACGATTATATGGTGAATAATAAAAATGTAGAGATAACAGGAATGCTGAATTCTAACTTTTTAGGAACACCAGGAGTTTTTTCAGCACTTTTGATTAGTGGGATTGCAGTATTTGTTTATAATAAAGTTTTGCAAAAAAACATCATTATCAAGATGCCGGATTCTGTACCGCCAGCCGTTGCACGTAGTTTTGAATCATTAATTCCGGGGATTATCACCTTAGCAGTATTTGTTATTGGTACTGGAATTAGTGTTGGTTTGGCAGGAGTTTCATTGCCTGAATTATTACTGCAAGTTTTACAAAAACCAGCAATGGCGATTTCTGGAACGGCTGCCTTCGCATTAGTCGTTCAAATTACTTGGCCGCTATTACAATGGTTTGGAATTCACCCAACATCTATTTGGGGACCTGTTTTTGGTGTTACTTGGAATGTTGCTGATACAGAAAATATTTTAGGTACGGCGAAACATTTATATTCAACAATGTTTATGAATTTTTCTACCATTGCTGCTGGAACATTCGCGCTTGCACCAGTTTTAGCTATTTTAATTTTTTCCAAAATTAACGCAGAGAAGAAAGTATCTAAAATAGCTTTGATGCCTGCTGTGTTCAATATTAGTGAGCCAATCACGTTTGGTTTGCCGATTGTATTAAACCCAGTAATGTTTGTGCCTTTTGTGCTGGTGCAACCGGTTTGTTTTTATTTAGCTGTTTTCTTTACCCATATCGGTTTTATAGATGTGATAACTAATAATGTACCTTGGACAGTTCTGCCACTTATTTCAGGATTATTGTTCACTGGGACAATCAATGGTGCGATAGTTCAATTAATTAATTTAGCCGTTGCGGTTCTTATTTATATTCCATTTATACGTATAGCGAACCAAATGAATCTGAAAAAAATGAAAGGAGTTTGA
- a CDS encoding PTS sugar transporter subunit IIB yields MKIALFCSGGMSTSLVGSKMKKAYEAMGKTNVDVDAYDFAMIDEVGNEVDVIIIAPQISWAFDQVKAAHPDKKIISLTMAEFGAMDGVSIINRLNDEGVIPE; encoded by the coding sequence ATGAAAATTGCATTATTTTGTAGTGGTGGAATGTCAACAAGTCTCGTAGGATCAAAAATGAAAAAAGCGTATGAAGCGATGGGGAAAACAAACGTAGATGTCGATGCTTATGACTTTGCAATGATTGATGAGGTTGGAAATGAAGTAGATGTAATCATTATTGCTCCTCAGATTTCGTGGGCATTTGATCAAGTGAAAGCAGCACACCCAGATAAAAAAATAATTTCCTTAACCATGGCGGAATTTGGTGCAATGGATGGTGTTTCTATTATTAATAGATTAAATGATGAGGGAGTGATTCCAGAATGA
- a CDS encoding DUF389 domain-containing protein, giving the protein MANTNYDALEFREKIIADLKIKTSDSVILMCAILIASIGLNMNSIPVIIGAMLISPLMTPILGVGYGLSVFDFYIVKRAAKLLLVEVLVSLVVATLYFTISPITYASDELIARTSPTIWDVIIAFGGGIAGIIGATKKTSTNIVPGVAIATALMPPVCTIGYAIATLNFSYFIGASYLFIINCAFITIATFIGIRFMRFPLHMEKTKKENRRIIIFTIVLSLFIVVPSIFSASILVQESIQKSSINQFVTNEFADYVVLNQSYNEDKELLTVTISGAPMPKSKVQIIQQDLPDYGLDKVTLDIDQVPDFTELKGSEVTKYIDQYIKKKLDEEDSKNVETHAE; this is encoded by the coding sequence ATGGCTAATACGAATTATGATGCACTGGAATTTAGAGAAAAAATTATCGCGGATTTGAAAATTAAAACAAGTGATTCTGTCATTTTGATGTGTGCAATTTTGATTGCTTCCATAGGATTAAATATGAATTCGATTCCTGTTATCATTGGTGCGATGTTGATTTCACCATTAATGACTCCTATTTTAGGTGTTGGGTACGGGCTTTCTGTCTTTGATTTTTATATTGTAAAAAGGGCCGCAAAGTTACTTTTGGTAGAAGTTTTGGTGAGTCTTGTCGTGGCAACACTTTACTTCACTATATCACCAATCACCTATGCGAGCGATGAGCTTATTGCTAGAACTTCTCCTACCATATGGGACGTGATAATAGCCTTTGGAGGAGGGATTGCCGGAATTATTGGAGCTACCAAAAAGACCAGTACCAATATTGTTCCCGGAGTTGCGATTGCAACAGCACTAATGCCACCAGTTTGTACGATTGGTTACGCTATTGCGACACTTAATTTTTCTTATTTTATCGGTGCCTCTTATTTATTTATTATTAACTGTGCTTTTATAACAATTGCTACTTTTATTGGTATTCGCTTTATGCGATTTCCACTTCATATGGAAAAAACTAAAAAAGAAAACAGGCGTATTATCATCTTTACGATTGTGTTATCGCTATTTATTGTTGTTCCAAGTATTTTTTCTGCCTCGATTTTAGTCCAAGAAAGTATCCAAAAATCATCTATCAACCAATTTGTAACGAATGAATTTGCAGATTACGTAGTATTAAATCAAAGCTATAACGAGGATAAAGAACTGCTTACCGTGACAATATCTGGAGCTCCAATGCCAAAGAGTAAGGTCCAAATTATCCAGCAAGATTTACCAGATTACGGATTAGATAAGGTTACACTGGATATTGATCAAGTGCCAGATTTTACTGAACTAAAAGGGAGCGAGGTAACTAAATATATCGATCAATACATTAAGAAAAAGCTTGATGAAGAAGATAGTAAAAATGTAGAAACCCACGCTGAATAG
- a CDS encoding PTS lactose/cellobiose transporter subunit IIA, producing the protein MNETQLEQAMQLIFVAGNAKSMAMNAILEAEKGELEQSIKTVKEAKQTLHEAHGIQTGWLTSEMNGTEIEKSILLIHSQDHFTTANIMIDIAERFQVLYSKLEKVTSQANDE; encoded by the coding sequence ATGAATGAAACGCAATTAGAACAAGCAATGCAACTGATTTTTGTTGCTGGAAATGCTAAGTCGATGGCGATGAATGCAATTTTAGAAGCAGAAAAAGGGGAATTGGAGCAGTCAATAAAGACTGTAAAAGAAGCAAAACAAACGCTACATGAGGCACATGGGATTCAAACTGGTTGGTTGACTAGTGAAATGAATGGAACAGAAATAGAAAAATCGATTCTCCTTATTCATTCTCAAGATCATTTTACAACTGCCAACATTATGATTGATATAGCAGAACGGTTTCAAGTATTATATAGCAAATTAGAGAAGGTGACGAGTCAAGCCAATGACGAATGA
- a CDS encoding GntR family transcriptional regulator gives MDIANTKYELIANDLRRKIQEKSYEPNEQLPFEKDLCKAYNASRITIRKAMDILVNEGYIYKRRGSGSYVKDIEPKEFTHSTLLENFNGREITTEVIDFTVIKSPDDIAQKLKLSSSEFVYDIYRLRKKNDQPIAIERSFMPIQLIQGMRLDVLADSVYTFMEEELSLTPKSIHRSIRASRPSKLEEKWLQVDWNYPLLEIEQTVFLDNGRPCEYSLTKIKTDEYEFKTVNII, from the coding sequence ATGGATATAGCGAATACAAAGTACGAATTAATTGCGAATGATTTACGCAGGAAAATTCAAGAAAAATCATATGAACCAAATGAACAGCTTCCATTCGAAAAAGACCTGTGCAAAGCGTATAATGCGAGTAGAATCACTATAAGAAAAGCAATGGACATACTCGTGAATGAAGGCTATATCTATAAAAGACGTGGATCAGGAAGCTATGTTAAAGATATAGAACCAAAAGAATTCACACATTCAACACTGCTAGAAAATTTTAATGGAAGAGAGATTACAACAGAAGTAATAGATTTTACAGTGATTAAATCACCGGATGATATAGCACAAAAATTAAAATTGTCCTCGAGTGAATTTGTATATGATATCTATCGACTAAGAAAGAAGAACGACCAACCTATTGCGATAGAGCGTAGTTTTATGCCAATTCAGTTAATCCAGGGAATGCGATTGGACGTTTTAGCAGATTCGGTATATACGTTTATGGAAGAAGAACTTAGTCTAACACCTAAAAGTATTCATCGTAGCATTCGAGCTTCTAGGCCTTCCAAGCTGGAGGAAAAATGGCTTCAGGTAGACTGGAACTATCCACTGCTAGAAATCGAACAAACAGTATTTTTAGATAATGGTAGGCCATGTGAATACTCACTTACTAAAATAAAAACGGATGAATACGAATTTAAAACAGTGAATATTATTTGA
- a CDS encoding MucBP domain-containing protein: MKSSKIGALLLGTILIVQAPFQVYAASNDTIDQNKTEKAAPTTYMNNKALTATSDLELTIGEQVTKTIHIQDQPIGELEYGSNISDVKVVLTNMDGMNYNIVYGPKSADGTHYQYADVTLSGTPTKAGTGSFSLEYYDGAGNGGERSYTVNTQSTTTVKYVDKDGNKIAEDTVQAGDLNTAYTTEPKTIDGYTVDETKLPSNQNGQFGETNQTVTYTYTKNESEVNKGTVGISFYAEDGERQELVTSLDLSYAYPDGVPSDTVTFGDLANGASYNDLRPGTLPTEISWNVVLENTVAYMNGDIDAAQFEAAVGGTVDAFDVDFIAENFEGYEFDEAAYQANLDKMVTFEQNGGSVNLQVPFKKIAEVQAGADVSVKYVDADGNELAASETLSGNVDESYTSEAKTIDGWTLKETPANATGTFTDETQTVTYMYEKNTDDNVTPTPVDPDDNNNSSDDAKAQSDDSSDIPTDKDTVKGNSDSKSTNDGDVNESTTTPQVSGDTTTAKTQTSTPAKTSTMAKNSLPKTGDNALQSGLLVGLGAVLLGGLFIFLRKTRKAK, translated from the coding sequence ATGAAATCAAGCAAAATAGGAGCTCTATTATTAGGTACAATATTAATCGTCCAAGCACCATTTCAAGTGTATGCAGCCAGTAATGATACTATTGATCAAAATAAAACAGAAAAAGCTGCACCAACCACATATATGAACAACAAAGCATTAACGGCAACAAGTGATTTGGAGTTAACTATCGGGGAACAAGTAACAAAAACAATTCATATTCAAGACCAACCAATTGGGGAGCTTGAATATGGAAGTAATATTTCTGACGTGAAAGTAGTTTTAACAAACATGGATGGCATGAATTATAACATCGTATACGGTCCAAAAAGTGCAGATGGAACACATTATCAATATGCAGATGTGACACTTTCAGGAACACCGACAAAGGCTGGCACTGGAAGCTTTAGCCTTGAATATTATGATGGCGCCGGAAATGGTGGAGAAAGATCATATACTGTTAACACTCAATCAACTACGACGGTGAAATATGTAGATAAAGATGGAAATAAAATTGCAGAAGACACTGTACAAGCTGGAGATTTAAACACAGCGTATACAACAGAACCGAAAACAATTGATGGCTACACCGTTGATGAAACCAAACTTCCAAGTAACCAAAATGGACAATTTGGTGAAACGAACCAAACAGTAACTTACACTTACACTAAAAATGAAAGTGAAGTCAACAAAGGAACAGTAGGTATTTCATTCTATGCAGAAGATGGTGAGCGTCAAGAACTTGTAACATCATTAGACTTATCTTATGCATATCCAGATGGCGTACCATCGGACACAGTCACATTTGGTGATTTAGCAAATGGAGCAAGCTATAATGACTTAAGACCAGGTACATTACCAACGGAAATTTCGTGGAATGTGGTACTGGAAAATACCGTTGCTTACATGAATGGCGATATCGATGCTGCACAATTTGAAGCAGCAGTTGGTGGAACTGTAGATGCATTCGATGTGGATTTCATCGCAGAAAACTTTGAAGGCTATGAATTTGATGAAGCAGCTTATCAAGCAAACTTAGATAAAATGGTAACCTTTGAACAAAATGGTGGTAGTGTTAATTTACAAGTACCATTCAAGAAAATTGCAGAAGTTCAAGCTGGTGCAGATGTATCCGTAAAATATGTGGATGCAGATGGCAATGAATTAGCGGCGTCAGAAACATTAAGCGGCAACGTAGATGAAAGCTATACTTCAGAAGCAAAAACAATTGATGGCTGGACACTAAAAGAAACTCCAGCAAACGCAACTGGTACTTTTACAGACGAAACGCAAACCGTCACTTATATGTATGAAAAAAATACCGATGACAATGTAACGCCAACACCTGTTGATCCAGATGATAACAATAATTCAAGTGACGATGCGAAAGCCCAATCTGATGATAGCTCGGATATTCCTACCGATAAGGACACAGTTAAAGGTAATAGTGATAGCAAAAGCACCAATGATGGCGATGTGAATGAAAGCACAACAACTCCGCAAGTTAGTGGAGATACAACTACTGCAAAAACACAAACAAGTACTCCAGCTAAAACATCGACAATGGCGAAAAACTCCCTACCAAAAACTGGAGATAACGCTTTACAAAGTGGTTTATTAGTTGGACTTGGAGCAGTTTTACTAGGTGGACTTTTCATCTTCTTGCGTAAAACTAGAAAAGCAAAATAA
- a CDS encoding carbonic anhydrase: MTVEKVKWGYDEKTGPDMWGHICSDFEIADTGRAQSPVNIEQSDVEQIKPSTMKFYYKETDYTIKRIEQSVHVFPHDKEQGLRYNGEYFPLVSFHAHIPAEHLLDGYIYPIEWHFVHEKADGTTLVMSAWMEIDNTTNVELKDLPKHFPEVFVDFETEREITLDANEFLPEERVFYTYQGSRTTPPTVEGVTWIVLKNAKSLKQADFTELDKAIGNTSRPIQDLNGREITFYN; the protein is encoded by the coding sequence ATGACAGTGGAAAAAGTGAAGTGGGGCTATGATGAAAAGACCGGTCCAGATATGTGGGGACATATTTGTTCAGACTTTGAAATAGCGGATACTGGTAGGGCTCAATCACCGGTGAATATCGAACAATCCGATGTAGAGCAAATCAAACCATCGACCATGAAATTTTACTATAAAGAGACCGATTATACGATTAAACGAATAGAACAATCCGTGCATGTATTTCCGCATGATAAAGAGCAAGGGCTACGCTATAATGGTGAATATTTTCCACTTGTTTCATTTCATGCCCATATCCCGGCAGAGCATCTTTTAGACGGGTATATTTATCCAATCGAATGGCATTTTGTACATGAAAAAGCAGATGGAACGACGCTTGTAATGAGTGCTTGGATGGAAATCGATAATACGACCAATGTGGAATTAAAAGATTTACCGAAGCATTTCCCAGAAGTTTTTGTAGATTTTGAAACAGAACGTGAAATTACGTTAGATGCCAATGAATTCTTGCCAGAAGAACGTGTTTTTTATACGTATCAAGGTTCACGGACAACACCGCCAACAGTGGAAGGTGTTACGTGGATTGTGTTGAAAAATGCGAAATCACTGAAACAAGCTGATTTTACAGAATTAGATAAAGCGATTGGCAATACCAGCCGACCAATTCAAGATTTAAACGGTCGCGAAATTACTTTTTACAATTAA
- a CDS encoding ROK family protein: MVYGAIEAGGTKFVVAIGKESGEIIKRESYPTTEPAETMKAVIQFFKQYQDELKAIGIGSFGPIDIQKSSPTYGYITQTPKLAWRNYDIVGAIKKEFNIPIGFTTDVNAAALGEVSLGAAAGLSSCVYLTIGTGIGGGAVVSGKILEGFSHPEMGHIMVRRHKLDRFTGSCPSHSDCLEGLAAGGAIEKRWGKKAAELSDNEEVWNLEAHYIAQALMNYTLILSPERIVLGGGVMKQRQLFPLVRQKLKALVNNYVQLPDLETYIVPPNLEDDAGITGCVLLAVDAEKTN; this comes from the coding sequence ATGGTTTATGGAGCAATTGAAGCAGGCGGAACAAAATTTGTTGTCGCAATTGGAAAAGAATCTGGGGAAATCATTAAACGCGAAAGCTACCCAACGACAGAACCAGCAGAAACAATGAAAGCAGTTATTCAATTTTTCAAACAGTATCAAGATGAATTAAAAGCGATTGGAATTGGTTCGTTTGGTCCGATTGATATTCAAAAATCTAGTCCTACATACGGATATATTACGCAAACGCCAAAACTCGCCTGGAGAAATTATGATATTGTTGGTGCAATCAAAAAAGAATTTAATATCCCGATTGGTTTCACGACAGATGTAAATGCCGCAGCGCTTGGAGAGGTTAGTCTTGGAGCCGCAGCAGGTTTATCAAGTTGTGTCTATCTAACAATTGGAACAGGAATCGGCGGCGGTGCAGTGGTTTCTGGGAAAATATTAGAAGGATTTTCTCATCCGGAAATGGGACATATCATGGTTCGCCGTCATAAGTTAGATCGTTTTACTGGTAGTTGCCCAAGTCATAGTGATTGCTTGGAAGGACTGGCAGCGGGTGGAGCAATTGAAAAACGTTGGGGTAAAAAAGCAGCCGAACTTTCAGATAATGAAGAAGTTTGGAATTTAGAAGCTCATTATATTGCCCAAGCCTTAATGAATTATACATTGATATTATCTCCTGAAAGAATTGTTTTAGGTGGAGGCGTGATGAAACAACGTCAACTTTTCCCATTAGTTCGTCAAAAACTAAAAGCGTTAGTAAATAATTATGTACAGTTGCCCGATTTAGAAACATATATCGTTCCGCCAAACTTGGAGGATGATGCTGGAATTACTGGTTGTGTCTTACTTGCTGTGGATGCTGAAAAAACAAATTAA
- a CDS encoding sialate O-acetylesterase — MTNDFKLAPIFSDKMILQRDKPSLFFGEARVGAKVKLFLPNLALETIANEAGQFQIEVPPFSANETVSCEFISEGEHITLKNILFGDVYLVAGQSNMEFQLKNDIEVAQEKMDWSKIRFYNVPQMEYPGHVLSMMNWEKANENMSAVAYYFAVKLFIENPAIPIGIIGCYKGGTSASCWVSEEVLAESEALKQTYLEPFERAVLNKNEAELEAEREAFEAKSQSFARKKEAFIAEHPEMTLMEVKQILGHSPWPPPMTPKSYGRPSGLFHTMLQTIIGMKFRAIIWYQGEEDVQFGAVYQLLLEKLIKQWRQIFGQDELPFFIVQLPRYANAPDGSWPIIREIQEQVAKETLGAYLITTIDTGEAYDIHPPSKRVIGERTAFTVNKILNQAVESVTPRMGRLIQSTIVIENAKQLTVIGEYPFNFPGVEIKGATLIIATASEPVFQYAYENFPRGYLVNEYGIPVSPFQVDLPS, encoded by the coding sequence ATGACGAATGATTTTAAGTTAGCGCCAATTTTTTCGGATAAGATGATTTTGCAACGGGATAAACCCAGCTTGTTTTTTGGAGAAGCGAGAGTCGGGGCGAAAGTGAAATTATTTTTGCCAAATCTTGCCTTAGAAACAATCGCCAACGAAGCTGGACAATTTCAAATAGAAGTTCCCCCTTTTTCAGCAAATGAGACTGTATCATGCGAATTTATCTCGGAAGGGGAGCACATAACACTTAAAAATATTTTATTTGGAGATGTCTACTTAGTTGCTGGACAATCTAACATGGAATTCCAACTGAAAAATGACATAGAAGTAGCTCAAGAAAAAATGGATTGGTCGAAAATCCGTTTTTATAATGTACCGCAAATGGAATATCCGGGACATGTGCTAAGTATGATGAACTGGGAAAAGGCAAATGAAAATATGTCAGCAGTAGCATATTATTTTGCAGTAAAATTATTTATAGAAAATCCAGCAATTCCGATTGGGATTATTGGTTGCTATAAAGGTGGTACATCGGCTTCGTGTTGGGTTTCTGAAGAGGTGCTGGCAGAAAGTGAGGCGTTAAAACAAACCTATCTTGAGCCATTTGAACGAGCAGTTTTAAATAAAAATGAGGCGGAATTAGAGGCGGAACGAGAAGCTTTCGAAGCAAAAAGCCAATCATTTGCTCGGAAGAAGGAAGCATTTATTGCTGAACATCCAGAGATGACCTTAATGGAAGTTAAACAAATACTGGGACATTCTCCTTGGCCGCCACCAATGACACCAAAAAGTTATGGTAGACCTTCTGGATTATTTCATACGATGCTACAAACCATTATCGGGATGAAGTTTCGAGCAATTATATGGTATCAAGGAGAGGAAGATGTCCAGTTTGGTGCAGTCTACCAATTACTACTTGAAAAGCTTATTAAACAGTGGCGACAAATCTTCGGGCAGGATGAATTACCATTCTTTATCGTGCAACTTCCAAGATATGCCAATGCACCAGATGGTAGTTGGCCGATTATTAGAGAAATTCAAGAGCAAGTAGCTAAGGAAACTTTGGGAGCTTATTTGATTACAACGATTGATACAGGAGAAGCCTATGATATTCATCCACCTTCCAAACGAGTTATAGGAGAACGAACAGCCTTTACCGTAAATAAGATACTAAATCAAGCTGTAGAAAGTGTAACACCGAGAATGGGTCGTTTGATTCAATCTACTATAGTAATAGAAAACGCGAAACAATTAACAGTTATTGGCGAGTATCCTTTTAACTTCCCAGGTGTAGAAATCAAGGGTGCAACACTTATTATAGCTACAGCAAGTGAGCCTGTTTTTCAATACGCCTATGAAAACTTTCCGAGGGGATATTTAGTTAATGAATACGGTATCCCGGTTTCCCCGTTCCAAGTAGATTTGCCTAGTTAA
- a CDS encoding MurR/RpiR family transcriptional regulator yields MILTKLADISLFSERETEVAHFILKNGNTACNMSIKELAKVTYSSPSTIMRLCKKVKTSGYSEFKIKLSRELAENEKISPTSNYNFPFTQEDSYETIIDNMYYIFKNSIREVKSEFNVEELYSIIDKMNQSSIIDIYGQGSSQAAAYEFKSKLIRLGKNVHLEPCYTEQIHQAINSDSTHMAVVISHSGENPETLKISYNLNKSQTPIVAITKDKATMLAKIADYAIYTGINEAKLLKGKMETFSSSIATQYILDCIYSFIYLKDFESNLENTKRNEIDLRKRFFE; encoded by the coding sequence ATGATTCTTACTAAGTTAGCAGATATTTCTCTTTTTTCTGAAAGGGAAACCGAAGTCGCTCACTTTATTTTAAAAAATGGTAATACTGCATGTAATATGAGCATTAAAGAATTGGCTAAAGTTACTTACAGCTCACCTTCAACTATTATGAGGTTATGTAAAAAAGTAAAAACAAGTGGATATTCCGAGTTCAAAATTAAGCTAAGTAGAGAGCTAGCAGAAAATGAAAAAATATCTCCTACTAGTAATTATAATTTTCCATTCACACAAGAAGATTCTTATGAGACTATCATTGATAACATGTATTATATTTTTAAAAATTCTATCCGTGAGGTGAAATCTGAATTCAATGTGGAAGAGCTTTATAGTATTATTGATAAAATGAACCAGTCCAGTATCATTGATATCTATGGACAAGGTTCTTCTCAGGCAGCAGCTTACGAATTCAAAAGTAAGTTAATACGGTTGGGTAAAAATGTTCACTTGGAACCTTGTTATACAGAACAGATACATCAAGCAATTAATTCTGATTCCACACATATGGCTGTAGTTATTTCGCACTCAGGTGAAAATCCAGAAACGCTAAAAATTTCATATAATTTAAATAAAAGTCAAACGCCAATTGTTGCTATTACAAAAGATAAAGCTACAATGTTAGCTAAAATAGCTGATTATGCAATCTATACAGGAATAAATGAGGCAAAACTATTGAAAGGAAAAATGGAAACTTTTAGTTCTAGTATTGCTACACAATATATTTTGGATTGTATATATAGTTTTATTTATCTAAAAGATTTTGAATCTAATCTTGAAAATACAAAACGTAACGAAATTGATTTGCGTAAACGATTTTTTGAGTAA
- a CDS encoding HD domain-containing protein: MYEKARKMMIEAHKGQVRKITGEPYFSHPLNVARILRRAGFSEDVVIAGLLHDAVEDTLMTDQDIRQIFGDVVADLVASHTENKTLSWEERKAHTIEQVRTGTLEEKALIVADKLDNLSSVRYALSSEGDSVWNYFKRGYDKQKWYNEGIKNNMEYGLTPSEIPAFFEEYSRLVKWIFKR; encoded by the coding sequence ATGTATGAAAAAGCGCGCAAGATGATGATTGAAGCACATAAGGGGCAAGTCCGTAAAATTACTGGTGAGCCTTATTTTTCGCATCCTTTAAATGTGGCACGGATTTTGCGTCGCGCTGGTTTTTCCGAAGACGTGGTTATCGCAGGTTTGCTTCATGATGCTGTTGAGGATACTTTGATGACAGACCAAGATATTCGGCAAATCTTCGGTGATGTTGTGGCTGATTTGGTTGCTTCTCATACGGAAAATAAAACTTTATCATGGGAAGAACGCAAAGCTCATACAATTGAACAAGTTCGTACAGGTACTTTGGAAGAAAAAGCACTTATTGTTGCGGATAAGTTAGATAATCTAAGCTCTGTAAGATATGCTTTAAGCTCTGAAGGGGATTCAGTATGGAATTATTTCAAACGCGGCTATGATAAGCAAAAATGGTATAATGAAGGCATTAAAAATAATATGGAATATGGGCTAACTCCGTCTGAAATTCCTGCTTTTTTTGAAGAGTATTCTCGTTTAGTTAAGTGGATTTTTAAGAGGTAA